One genomic window of Medicago truncatula cultivar Jemalong A17 chromosome 1, MtrunA17r5.0-ANR, whole genome shotgun sequence includes the following:
- the LOC25485023 gene encoding probable F-actin-capping protein subunit beta, with translation MEAAMGLMRRIPPKHTETALSALLSLMPNHSSDLLSQVDQPLQVLCDVDCGKEFILCEYNRDADSYRSPWSNKYHPPLEDGSLPSSELRKLEIEANDIFAIYRDQYYEGGISSVYMWEDENEGFVACFLIKKDGSKTGQGRRGYLEEGAWDAIHVIEVGPEEEEDTNYRLTSTVMLTLTTNNESSGTFSLSGSIRRQMSMRLSVADGHLCNMGRMIEEMESKLRNSLDQVYFGKTREMVCTLRPPSEVAQMRMPES, from the exons ATGGAAGCTGCGATGGGACTGATGCGTCGGATTCCACCCAAACACACTGAAACCGCTCTCTCCGCCCTTCTCAGTCTTATGCCTAACCACTCTTCCGATCTCCTCTCTCAAGTCGATCAACCCCTTCAg GTTCTGTGCGACGTGGACTGTGGGAAGGAGTTTATATTGTGTGAATATAACAGAGATGCTGATTCTTACAG ATCACCTTGGTCGAATAAATATCATCCACCTTTAGAAGATGGTTCGCTTCCTTCTTCAGAGTTGAGGAAGCTTGAAATTGAAGCAAATGACATATTTGCTATATATCGTGACCA GTATTATGAAGGTGGCATTTCATCAGTTTATATGTGGGAAGATGAAAATGAAGGTTTCGTAGCTTGCTTCTTGATAAAGAAAG ATGGCTCAAAGACAGGGCAAGGTCGGCGGGGATATCTAGAGGAAGGAGCATGGGATGCCATACATGTTATAGAG GTGGGaccagaagaagaagaagacaccAATTATCGGTTAACCAGTACAGTTATGTTGACTTTGACTACAAATAATGAGTCATCGGGAACCTTCAGTCTGTCTGGATCAATTAGACGTCAG ATGAGTATGAGGCTATCAGTTGCTGATGGACATCTATGTAACATGGGAAGGATGATTGAAGAAATGGAGAGTAAGCTGAGGAACTCACTTGATCAG GTATACTTTGGGAAGACAAGAGAAATGGTTTGCACACTAAGACCACCATCTGAAGTAGCGCAGATGAGAATGCCCGAGAGTTGA